Proteins found in one Streptomyces sp. NBC_00461 genomic segment:
- a CDS encoding helix-turn-helix transcriptional regulator, whose amino-acid sequence MADRTIQGGDDDGQVDGIRTFPFPVELSVGGVGIQVGPMGAGRTWHAEAPLERVHRIDFHVVMLFEGGSVRHMIDFAEHEASGGDVLWIRPGQVHRFSRTSEYRGTVLTMQPGFLPRATVEATGLYRYDLPPLLHPDAPRLDGLRSSLAQLQREYEDTATLPLSLHTAVLRHSLTAFLLRLAHLAASSAEAARRQSDTTFTLFRDAVEKSFATNHSVSAYADSLGYSRRTLVRAVRAATGETPKGFIDKRVVLEAKRLLAHTDMPIGRVGAAIGFPDAANFSKFFQQHTELTPAAFRAELR is encoded by the coding sequence ATGGCGGACAGAACCATCCAAGGTGGAGACGATGACGGCCAGGTGGACGGCATTCGAACGTTCCCCTTCCCGGTCGAGCTGAGCGTGGGTGGAGTCGGCATCCAGGTCGGCCCGATGGGGGCCGGACGGACCTGGCACGCCGAGGCTCCGCTGGAGCGTGTGCACCGCATCGACTTCCACGTGGTGATGCTCTTCGAGGGCGGGTCCGTCCGCCACATGATCGACTTCGCGGAGCACGAGGCGTCGGGCGGCGATGTGCTGTGGATCCGTCCGGGACAGGTCCACCGTTTCTCGCGCACCAGCGAGTACCGCGGAACCGTCCTGACCATGCAGCCCGGCTTTCTGCCCCGCGCCACGGTGGAGGCGACCGGCCTCTACCGCTACGACCTGCCGCCCCTGCTCCACCCGGACGCACCCCGGCTGGACGGCCTCCGCTCCTCCCTCGCCCAGCTGCAACGCGAGTACGAGGACACCGCGACGCTGCCGCTGAGCCTGCACACCGCGGTACTGCGCCACTCCCTGACGGCGTTCCTGCTGCGCCTCGCGCATCTGGCGGCCAGTTCGGCGGAGGCGGCGCGCCGTCAGTCGGACACGACCTTCACGCTCTTCCGGGACGCCGTGGAGAAGAGCTTCGCCACCAACCACAGCGTCAGCGCCTACGCCGACTCCCTCGGGTACTCCCGCCGCACCCTCGTCCGCGCGGTCCGCGCCGCCACCGGCGAGACCCCCAAGGGCTTCATCGACAAACGGGTCGTCCTGGAGGCCAAGCGCCTCCTGGCCCACACCGACATGCCGATCGGCCGCGTCGGCGCCGCGATCGGCTTCCCGGACGCCGCGAACTTCTCCAAGTTCTTCCAGCAGCACACGGAGTTGACACCGGCGGCGTTCCGGGCGGAGCTGCGCTGA
- a CDS encoding alkaline phosphatase family protein encodes MTAVKAPKRNSRSLTALAGAVALTATSIGLWTVTASTAQAAALPTPDHVVVVVMENHAYSQVIGSSSAPYLNNTLKAGGANLTQSYGLTHPSEPNYYMLFSGSNQGRTDDSCVGVGSISAPNLASELIAAGKSWKSYNESLPSQGSTTCSSGNYAQKHNPWFGFSNVPTNTAMTFAQFPTDYTTLPKVSFVTPNLCSDMHDCSVSTGDTWIKDNLGAYATWAQTHNSILAVTFDEDNKQSGNRIPTLFYGQHVTPGSSSATTYNHYNVLRTVEDLAGLSAHAGNAASASDISGIWN; translated from the coding sequence ATGACCGCCGTCAAGGCACCCAAGCGCAACAGCCGTTCCCTCACCGCTCTCGCCGGGGCCGTCGCCCTCACCGCCACGTCGATCGGGCTGTGGACCGTCACGGCCTCCACGGCTCAGGCAGCCGCTCTCCCGACCCCCGACCACGTGGTGGTCGTGGTGATGGAGAACCACGCCTATTCGCAGGTGATCGGCAGCTCCAGCGCCCCGTACCTCAACAACACCCTCAAGGCGGGTGGCGCGAACCTCACGCAGTCCTACGGTCTCACCCACCCCAGTGAGCCGAACTACTACATGCTGTTCTCGGGCTCCAACCAGGGCCGCACCGACGACAGTTGTGTGGGTGTCGGATCCATCTCCGCACCCAACCTCGCCTCCGAGCTGATCGCCGCCGGCAAGAGCTGGAAGAGCTACAACGAGTCGCTGCCCAGCCAGGGTTCGACGACCTGCAGCAGCGGCAACTACGCGCAGAAGCACAACCCTTGGTTCGGCTTCTCCAACGTGCCGACCAACACCGCGATGACCTTCGCGCAGTTCCCGACCGACTACACGACCCTGCCCAAGGTCTCCTTCGTCACCCCGAACCTGTGCAGTGACATGCACGACTGCTCGGTCTCCACGGGCGACACCTGGATCAAGGACAACCTGGGCGCGTACGCCACCTGGGCCCAGACCCACAACAGCATCCTCGCCGTCACCTTCGACGAGGACAACAAGCAGTCCGGCAACCGCATCCCCACTCTCTTCTACGGGCAGCACGTCACGCCCGGCAGCTCCAGCGCGACCACCTACAACCACTACAACGTCCTGCGGACCGTGGAGGACCTGGCCGGTCTGAGCGCGCACGCGGGCAACGCCGCCTCCGCCTCCGACATCAGCGGCATCTGGAACTGA
- a CDS encoding MFS transporter, whose product MYLADSRSTKAAVAPDSRPGRRPAAVPATVLALGAVSLITDISSEMVTAVLPLYVVAGLGLSPLGFGLLDGINNGVGALVRLAGGHLADRGGRRHKIVAGVGYGLSALCKPLLLLAHTLPVISAVLAADRTGKGLRTAPRDAMISLATEPEHRGRAFGVHRAMDTTGALLGPLVAFAVLRATVDGYDAVFAVSGCVAVLGVLVLVLFVPRRIVAPADAVRPPEPGPRPTLRDALALLHRPQLRRLTVCATLLGLTTVSDSFLYLLLQRESDLPAHLFPLLPLGTAAFFLLLAVPLGALADRVNRRRLFLAGHGVLLLGYGLVLSPWHGVPAVVAVLVLHGTFYAATDGVLAAATAGAVPAQHQGAGQALVGTGQALARFACSLAFGAAWSLWGGRSALAVTAAALAVSAVVASFVLRTADEAPATADEVPA is encoded by the coding sequence GTGTATCTCGCGGACTCCCGCAGCACCAAGGCCGCCGTCGCCCCGGACTCCCGTCCGGGGCGGCGGCCGGCCGCCGTGCCCGCCACCGTGCTGGCCCTGGGCGCGGTCAGCCTGATCACGGACATCTCCTCGGAGATGGTCACGGCCGTGCTTCCGCTCTACGTGGTCGCGGGCCTCGGTCTGTCGCCGCTCGGGTTCGGTCTCCTCGACGGCATCAACAACGGCGTCGGCGCCCTGGTCAGGCTGGCCGGCGGTCACCTCGCCGACCGGGGAGGCCGCCGACACAAGATCGTGGCCGGCGTCGGCTACGGCCTGTCGGCGCTGTGCAAGCCACTGCTGCTGCTCGCCCACACCCTCCCCGTGATCAGCGCCGTGCTCGCGGCCGACCGCACCGGCAAGGGCCTGCGCACCGCACCCCGGGACGCGATGATCTCCCTGGCCACCGAACCCGAGCACCGGGGACGGGCGTTCGGGGTGCACCGCGCCATGGACACCACCGGTGCGCTGCTCGGCCCGCTCGTCGCCTTCGCCGTCCTGCGCGCCACCGTCGACGGTTATGACGCGGTCTTCGCGGTCAGCGGCTGCGTCGCCGTACTCGGCGTCCTGGTCCTGGTGCTGTTCGTGCCCCGCCGCATCGTCGCCCCCGCCGATGCCGTACGGCCGCCCGAGCCCGGCCCCCGGCCGACACTGCGGGACGCGCTCGCGCTGCTGCACCGCCCGCAGCTGCGCCGGCTCACGGTGTGCGCGACCCTGCTCGGCCTGACCACCGTGAGCGACTCCTTCCTGTATCTGCTGCTCCAGCGCGAAAGCGACCTGCCCGCCCACCTGTTCCCGCTGCTGCCGTTGGGCACGGCCGCCTTCTTCCTGCTGCTGGCCGTCCCGCTCGGCGCCCTGGCCGACCGCGTCAACCGCCGCCGCCTCTTCCTGGCCGGCCACGGCGTCCTGCTGCTCGGCTACGGCCTGGTGCTCTCCCCGTGGCACGGCGTCCCCGCCGTGGTCGCCGTCCTCGTCCTGCACGGCACCTTCTACGCGGCCACCGACGGAGTGCTCGCTGCGGCCACCGCGGGGGCTGTTCCGGCACAACACCAGGGTGCCGGGCAGGCGTTGGTGGGCACCGGGCAGGCGCTGGCCCGGTTCGCCTGCTCCCTCGCCTTCGGTGCGGCCTGGAGCCTGTGGGGCGGTCGGAGCGCGCTCGCCGTCACCGCCGCCGCACTGGCCGTCAGCGCCGTCGTGGCCTCGTTCGTCCTCCGTACCGCCGATGAGGCGCCCGCAACCGCCGATGAGGTGCCCGCATGA
- a CDS encoding TolB family protein, which yields MTRTTRLVILLAAVVLLGAVGTGSVLYAAHRSGIKDQQQADGPTVRAGTVSLRPTAQRRLLVRNLAWGPHRDEIATVPADDPRGPRTVSGVKCLRFHAAAGTGICLQSVHGPLEDTYRAVVLDTHLHKRHSFPAAGIPTRARVSPSGHMAAWTVFVSGDSYAGTNFSTRTAIVDTRTWAVDDNLETFRVVKDGRSYHAADTNVWGVTFADDNRFYATLATGGQTYLVRGDVTARTLTTLHRNVECPSLSPDGTRIAYKKRVKGASPDAPWRLYVLNLRTMKETVTAESRNIDDQALWSDDSTLVYALPGDYGSDLWTVPADGTGTARRLMTSALAPAYLG from the coding sequence ATGACCCGAACAACCCGCCTGGTGATCCTGCTGGCCGCCGTCGTCCTGCTCGGCGCGGTCGGCACCGGCTCCGTGCTGTACGCCGCCCACCGGTCGGGCATCAAGGACCAGCAGCAGGCGGACGGTCCGACCGTGCGGGCCGGCACCGTCTCGCTCCGGCCGACGGCTCAACGCCGCCTGCTGGTGCGCAATCTGGCCTGGGGCCCGCACCGCGACGAGATCGCCACGGTGCCCGCCGACGATCCGCGGGGCCCGCGCACCGTGTCCGGCGTCAAGTGCCTGCGCTTCCACGCGGCAGCCGGCACCGGCATCTGCCTGCAGTCCGTGCACGGCCCCCTGGAGGACACCTACCGCGCGGTGGTGCTCGACACGCACCTGCACAAGCGGCACAGCTTCCCGGCAGCCGGAATCCCCACCCGGGCCCGGGTCTCGCCCTCCGGCCACATGGCCGCCTGGACGGTCTTCGTCAGCGGAGACTCGTACGCCGGCACCAACTTCTCCACCCGAACCGCCATCGTCGACACCCGCACCTGGGCCGTCGACGACAACCTGGAGACCTTCCGCGTCGTCAAGGACGGCCGGTCCTACCACGCCGCGGACACCAACGTCTGGGGTGTCACCTTCGCCGACGACAACCGCTTCTACGCCACCTTGGCGACCGGCGGCCAGACCTACCTGGTCCGGGGCGACGTCACCGCACGCACCCTCACCACCCTGCACCGCAACGTCGAATGCCCCTCCCTCTCACCCGACGGCACCCGGATCGCGTACAAGAAACGCGTCAAGGGAGCTTCCCCCGACGCCCCTTGGCGGCTGTACGTCCTGAACCTGCGGACCATGAAGGAGACCGTGACCGCCGAGTCGCGCAACATCGACGACCAGGCCCTGTGGTCCGACGACTCCACCCTCGTCTACGCCCTCCCCGGCGACTACGGCTCGGACCTGTGGACCGTCCCCGCCGACGGCACCGGCACGGCCCGCCGCCTGATGACCTCCGCCCTCGCCCCGGCCTATCTGGGGTGA
- a CDS encoding glycoside hydrolase family 16 protein, translated as MSATSGIPRRRRALIAVLSTLGLAAVLATTATQSADASAPTPPSGWTQTFLDDFNGAAGNGVNTSNWQYDTGTSYPGGPANWGTGEVETMTNSTGNVSLDGNGNLRITPLRDSAGRWTSGRIETTRTDFQPPAGGKLRVEARIQMPNVTGTAAEGYWPAFWALGAPYRGNYQNWPGVGELDVMENVQGLNKVWATMHCGTNPGGPCNETTGIGNSVACPGTTCQSGFHTYSMEWDRSVSPEAIRFYVDGVNYHTVTANQVDATTWANATNHGYFLILNVAMGGAFPDALGGGLDGDTQSGHPMVVDYVQVLSATGSGTTPPPTGNRDAYSTIQAESYDSQSGTSAETTADTGGGQDIGSLANGDWALYKGVDFGSTAATQFHARVASGAGSGVSGLVEVRLDSRTSTPIGSFSLANTGGWQTWRTVPANISSVTGTHDVYLTFTSGQPADFVNVNWFDFGH; from the coding sequence ATGAGTGCAACTTCCGGCATACCCAGACGGCGACGCGCACTCATCGCCGTACTCAGCACGCTCGGCCTGGCGGCGGTGCTCGCCACGACCGCCACCCAGTCCGCCGACGCCTCCGCGCCCACGCCCCCGTCGGGCTGGACCCAGACCTTCCTCGACGACTTCAACGGCGCCGCGGGCAACGGCGTGAACACCTCCAACTGGCAGTACGACACCGGGACCTCGTATCCGGGCGGCCCCGCCAACTGGGGCACCGGCGAGGTCGAGACGATGACGAACAGCACCGGCAACGTCTCCCTCGACGGCAACGGCAACCTCCGCATCACCCCGCTGCGCGACTCGGCCGGCCGCTGGACCTCGGGCCGTATCGAGACCACCCGTACCGACTTCCAGCCCCCGGCCGGCGGCAAGCTGCGCGTCGAGGCCCGGATCCAGATGCCCAACGTCACGGGCACCGCCGCCGAGGGCTACTGGCCGGCGTTCTGGGCGCTGGGTGCCCCCTACCGCGGCAACTACCAGAACTGGCCGGGCGTGGGCGAGTTGGACGTGATGGAGAACGTCCAGGGCCTGAACAAGGTCTGGGCGACGATGCACTGCGGCACGAACCCCGGCGGCCCGTGCAACGAGACGACGGGCATCGGCAACTCCGTCGCCTGCCCGGGCACCACGTGCCAGTCGGGCTTCCACACCTACAGCATGGAGTGGGACCGCTCGGTGAGCCCGGAGGCGATCCGCTTCTACGTCGACGGCGTCAACTACCACACGGTCACGGCGAATCAGGTCGACGCGACGACCTGGGCCAACGCGACCAACCACGGCTACTTCCTCATCCTGAACGTGGCGATGGGCGGCGCCTTCCCCGACGCGCTCGGCGGTGGCCTGGACGGCGACACCCAGTCGGGCCACCCGATGGTCGTCGACTACGTCCAGGTGTTGTCGGCCACCGGAAGCGGCACCACGCCCCCGCCGACCGGCAACCGTGACGCCTACAGCACCATCCAGGCCGAGTCGTACGACAGCCAGTCCGGCACCAGCGCGGAGACCACCGCCGACACCGGCGGCGGCCAGGACATCGGCTCCCTGGCCAACGGCGACTGGGCCCTCTACAAGGGCGTCGACTTCGGCTCCACGGCGGCCACCCAGTTCCACGCGCGCGTGGCGAGCGGCGCCGGCTCCGGCGTGAGCGGCCTGGTCGAGGTCCGCCTGGACAGCCGGACCAGCACGCCCATCGGCAGCTTCTCCCTCGCCAACACCGGAGGCTGGCAGACCTGGAGGACGGTCCCGGCCAACATCAGTTCGGTGACCGGCACACACGACGTCTATCTGACCTTCACCAGCGGCCAGCCGGCGGACTTCGTGAACGTGAACTGGTTCGACTTCGGGCACTGA
- a CDS encoding FAD/NAD(P)-binding protein, with product MTEVREPHTVAVVGAGAAGTLTAVQLCETATRRRTPLDLVLLDPSPEAGRGTAYTTRDPRHRLNVPAGGMSCYPDDPGHFTRWLCQHGEPTVTAADFATRYRYGAYLADTLAQAIVRAQGTVSVRRLRTRAESCTDTPDGRVDLHLADGGHLTAHSAVLATGPAAPSAGWAPPALRTSTRFVAAPWSTGALDGPRSDTADVLLVGTGLTAVDLALTLDRPGRTVHALSRSGLLPQPHALTPAGPMSPPEDLDDTSLDRLRRAVYRHISRSVRTHGDWRPALDSLRPHTTRLWHSLTPEDRAEFVAREGALWNTHRHRMAPATAESVSRARTARRLSVHRGTVTDAVEHDGSLAVTLSNGRTLHVGWVIDCTGPGRRFDDPLWRSLLTSGAAAPGPLGMGVATRDGRLLDAEGRAGRPLFTLGAPRRGELWETTAIPEIRVQAAALARQLLAPLRPAPRPSRRPVDGHGLPLSTHAEAAAAYRSGLDRVLKVRAGADDAFARAVALDPGFALGHAALALLGHECGADVDVPRALAEAQRSALERADERERSFVDVVTRRVHGDCADGGGGALVRHLDAHPGDALALAAAVPTIAFSGVSDLDGDQALRLVERTSAAHDGHWFHTSLLAFLRQEQGRLHEAGELAHRALAVEPASGHAVHALAHVHYESGAHQAGRDWLDGWVAGQGRGAVHRAHFSWHIALHELALDDPAAVRRRWFAQLAPGRVVTGVRALVDSGSLLWRARLSDSWRGELPAADVLDTVARDVLERPATAFTALHAAVALAAAGDLPALHRLRDHASGADEVQREVIVPLCEAFVALVEERFHEAARGLDALLPVLCRVGGSAAQREVVEETLLYALVSGGRCDAARRLLDTRLDRKEAPRDRRMRAGLSA from the coding sequence GTGACCGAAGTCCGCGAGCCGCACACCGTGGCCGTCGTCGGAGCGGGCGCGGCGGGCACTCTGACCGCCGTCCAGCTCTGCGAGACGGCGACGCGCCGCCGGACACCGCTCGACCTGGTCCTGCTCGACCCGTCACCGGAAGCGGGCCGCGGCACCGCGTACACGACACGCGACCCACGCCACCGCCTCAACGTGCCTGCGGGCGGCATGAGTTGCTACCCCGACGACCCCGGCCACTTCACCCGCTGGCTGTGCCAGCACGGCGAACCGACCGTCACCGCGGCCGACTTCGCCACCCGCTACCGCTACGGCGCCTACCTCGCCGACACCCTCGCGCAGGCCATCGTCCGGGCCCAGGGGACGGTCTCCGTACGACGGCTGCGCACCCGCGCCGAGAGCTGTACCGACACCCCCGACGGCCGGGTGGACCTCCACCTCGCCGACGGGGGACACCTGACCGCCCACAGCGCCGTCCTGGCCACCGGCCCCGCGGCTCCCTCCGCCGGCTGGGCCCCGCCCGCCCTGCGCACCTCGACCCGCTTCGTCGCCGCGCCCTGGAGCACGGGTGCCCTCGACGGCCCGCGTTCCGACACCGCCGACGTACTCCTCGTCGGCACCGGTCTGACCGCCGTCGACCTCGCCCTCACCCTGGACCGCCCCGGCCGCACCGTCCACGCCCTCTCCCGCAGCGGCCTGCTGCCCCAGCCGCACGCCCTCACCCCGGCCGGCCCGATGAGCCCGCCCGAGGACCTCGACGACACCTCGCTGGACCGACTGCGCAGGGCCGTCTACCGCCACATCAGCCGCTCCGTACGCACCCACGGCGACTGGCGCCCCGCCCTCGACAGCCTGCGCCCGCACACCACCCGCCTGTGGCACAGCCTCACCCCCGAGGACCGCGCCGAGTTCGTCGCCCGCGAGGGCGCCCTGTGGAACACCCACCGCCATCGCATGGCCCCCGCCACCGCCGAGTCCGTCTCCCGGGCCCGTACGGCACGCCGGCTCAGCGTCCACAGGGGCACGGTGACGGACGCGGTGGAACACGACGGCTCGCTCGCGGTCACGCTCTCCAACGGCCGGACCCTGCACGTCGGCTGGGTGATCGACTGTACGGGGCCGGGGCGTCGCTTCGACGATCCCCTGTGGCGCTCACTGCTCACCTCCGGTGCCGCCGCGCCCGGCCCGCTCGGCATGGGAGTGGCCACCCGTGACGGGCGGCTGCTGGACGCCGAAGGGCGCGCCGGTCGCCCGCTGTTCACGCTGGGCGCCCCGCGCCGAGGCGAACTGTGGGAGACGACCGCGATCCCCGAGATCCGCGTCCAAGCGGCCGCCCTGGCACGGCAGTTGCTCGCCCCGCTGAGGCCCGCACCCCGCCCCTCCCGTCGTCCCGTCGACGGACACGGCCTTCCTCTGAGCACCCACGCCGAGGCGGCCGCCGCCTACCGCAGCGGCCTCGACCGGGTCCTCAAGGTCCGGGCCGGCGCCGACGACGCCTTCGCCCGCGCGGTCGCCCTCGACCCCGGGTTCGCCCTCGGCCATGCCGCCCTCGCCCTGCTCGGCCACGAGTGCGGCGCCGACGTCGACGTACCGCGTGCTCTCGCCGAGGCCCAGCGGTCCGCCCTCGAACGGGCCGACGAGCGGGAGCGGTCCTTCGTGGACGTGGTCACGCGCCGGGTGCACGGCGACTGTGCCGACGGGGGTGGCGGGGCCCTCGTACGACACCTCGACGCGCACCCGGGCGATGCGCTCGCGCTCGCCGCCGCCGTACCGACCATCGCCTTCTCCGGAGTCTCCGACCTCGACGGCGACCAGGCCCTGCGGCTGGTCGAGCGGACGTCCGCGGCCCACGACGGCCACTGGTTCCACACCTCGCTGCTGGCCTTCCTCCGGCAGGAGCAGGGCCGGCTGCACGAGGCCGGCGAACTCGCCCACCGCGCCCTCGCGGTCGAGCCCGCCTCCGGGCATGCCGTGCACGCGCTCGCCCACGTCCACTACGAGTCCGGCGCGCACCAGGCGGGCCGGGACTGGCTGGATGGCTGGGTGGCCGGGCAGGGCCGGGGCGCGGTGCACCGAGCCCACTTCTCCTGGCACATCGCCCTGCACGAACTCGCCCTGGACGACCCGGCGGCGGTGCGCAGGCGGTGGTTCGCCCAGCTCGCGCCGGGGCGGGTGGTGACCGGCGTGCGGGCGCTGGTCGACTCGGGGTCGCTGCTGTGGCGGGCCCGGCTGAGCGACAGCTGGCGGGGCGAACTGCCCGCCGCGGACGTCCTGGACACCGTCGCGCGCGACGTACTGGAACGGCCGGCGACCGCCTTCACCGCCCTGCACGCCGCCGTCGCCCTGGCCGCCGCGGGGGATCTGCCGGCCCTGCACCGGCTGCGCGACCACGCCTCCGGTGCCGACGAGGTGCAGCGGGAGGTCATCGTGCCCTTGTGTGAGGCGTTCGTCGCGCTGGTCGAGGAGCGTTTCCACGAGGCGGCGCGTGGGCTCGACGCGCTGCTGCCGGTGCTGTGCCGGGTGGGCGGCAGTGCGGCCCAGCGGGAGGTGGTCGAGGAGACGCTGCTGTACGCCCTGGTGTCGGGGGGCCGATGCGACGCGGCTCGTCGGCTGCTGGACACTCGCCTGGACCGCAAGGAGGCGCCGCGGGATCGCCGGATGCGGGCCGGCCTGTCGGCCTGA
- a CDS encoding VOC family protein, with protein MSEEPAVRELRLVVTAPDYDAALRFYRDVLGLPERAAFSSPDGRVTILEAGRATLELTDPNHADFIDEVEVGHRVAGHIRVAFQVDDSTAATARLAAAGAEVLAQPTRTPWNSLNSRLEAPGALQLTLFEELGD; from the coding sequence ATGTCCGAGGAACCAGCCGTCCGTGAGCTACGCCTCGTCGTCACGGCGCCCGACTACGACGCGGCACTGCGCTTCTACCGCGATGTCCTCGGCCTGCCCGAGCGGGCCGCCTTCTCCTCACCCGACGGCCGGGTCACCATCCTGGAGGCGGGCAGGGCCACCCTGGAGCTCACCGACCCGAACCACGCCGACTTCATCGACGAGGTCGAGGTGGGGCACCGGGTCGCCGGCCACATCCGGGTCGCCTTCCAGGTCGACGACTCCACCGCCGCCACGGCACGGCTGGCCGCCGCCGGCGCCGAGGTGCTCGCCCAGCCGACCCGCACGCCGTGGAACTCCCTCAACTCCCGCCTGGAGGCGCCGGGCGCACTCCAGCTGACACTCTTCGAGGAACTCGGCGACTGA
- a CDS encoding IclR family transcriptional regulator → MSLRSAPERLLSVLAAFDHEHPALSLTDISRRAGLTLTTAHRLVAALTDWGALERDESGVYHVGLRLWEVAALAPRGLALRQIALPYLEDLYEATHENVQLAVRDGDEVVYIEWLSGRSAVGVHIRVGARWPLHATGVGLALLAHCGPEFQEEYCLGGPLTSFTPYTVTEPVRLRRVLAEVRRTGVAVSSRQVTDDALSVAAPVRGPGGAVLAAVSVVVPQADAQVPALIPAVRLAALGISRALGWRPAKEP, encoded by the coding sequence ATGAGCCTGCGCTCCGCGCCCGAACGGCTGCTGTCCGTGCTCGCCGCTTTCGACCACGAGCACCCGGCACTGTCCTTGACGGACATCAGCCGACGGGCCGGGCTGACCCTCACCACCGCGCACCGGCTCGTGGCCGCCCTGACCGACTGGGGCGCCCTGGAGCGGGACGAGTCCGGCGTCTACCACGTCGGGCTCAGGCTGTGGGAGGTGGCGGCGCTCGCCCCGCGCGGGCTCGCGCTGCGGCAGATCGCCCTGCCGTATCTGGAGGACCTGTACGAGGCGACCCACGAGAACGTGCAGTTGGCGGTGCGGGACGGCGACGAGGTCGTCTACATCGAGTGGCTCTCCGGTCGCAGCGCCGTCGGCGTGCACATCCGCGTCGGCGCGCGCTGGCCGCTGCACGCCACCGGGGTCGGGCTCGCGCTGCTGGCGCACTGCGGTCCGGAGTTCCAGGAGGAGTACTGCCTGGGCGGCCCCCTCACCTCCTTCACCCCGTACACCGTCACCGAACCGGTGCGGCTGCGCCGGGTGCTGGCCGAGGTACGGCGCACGGGAGTCGCGGTGAGCAGCCGCCAAGTCACCGACGACGCCCTGTCGGTGGCCGCACCGGTGCGCGGGCCGGGCGGCGCGGTCCTCGCCGCGGTGTCGGTGGTCGTACCGCAGGCCGACGCGCAGGTACCGGCGTTGATACCGGCGGTCCGGCTCGCGGCACTCGGCATCTCGCGGGCACTGGGCTGGCGACCGGCCAAGGAACCGTAG